A stretch of the Theileria equi strain WA chromosome 1, complete sequence genome encodes the following:
- a CDS encoding hypothetical protein (encoded by transcript BEWA_020640A) has protein sequence MVPEKGVICEIRAGKCNYKDNVVSPDERKGCLRLYRGDDCLLSSQWLTREDNKIEDNHYVFDDAYLERIDRCDTGEVYVLRFTNSPLKLLYWMQETNLTTIKNFVETFNLNTGSNDKKVAVKPETSAQE, from the exons ATGGTACCAGAAAAGGGTGTGATATGCGAAATACGCGCAGGCAAGTGTAACTATAAGGATAACGTCGTAAGTCCTGACGAAAGAAAGGGCTGTCTACGTCTATATCGC GGAGACGACTGTCTCTTGTCTTCACAGTGGCTCACACGGGAAGATAACAAAATTGAG GATAACCATTACGTGTTCGATGATGCCTACCTTGAAAGGATAGACCGCTGTGATACCGGAGAAGTCTACGTATTGAGGTTCACCAATAGTCCACTCAAGCTCCTCTACTGGATGCAGGAAACGAATCTTACGACAATCAAG AACTTTGTGGAAACATTCAATTTGAACACTGGATCGAATGATAAAAAGGTGGCAGTAAAGCCAGAAACAAGTGCGCAGGAGTAA
- a CDS encoding Ubiquitin carboxyl-terminal hydrolase family member protein (encoded by transcript BEWA_020650A), with the protein MASNTHKKDTVESSLVIELHGTGIDFLRYNNGEIVDNVAETGLAKAQEKKLDKTPVKLENERLNGLDKLPNVQWENVLTRVGSGLNNPGINICYMNVIIQVISHTPFLSSALIRSGHTNVCPNYTKRILCVMCLLENHVKASTSSRKPLNNPFYPIAQKVIWLKFKFGQQDDAFIFLKHFLNSLIKSCYSITASPVMDNNRTRMAMDKEANSEKETRDILSTEKIMSSAIGHLFGGFFKNVIVCEKCKLKSEKVEPFFDIPVHVNKSNKLIDLLSTFLLPEKLICDNKYFCKICKSHQNADKSLSIYKSPRILNINLKRFNVSSHGLEKSTKAIEFPQSLSLSLKHEVDREIRLKYQLYAIVCHIGKSLRMGHYITYIKGHHGFWYCFDDSNVRCVSESKVFSQKNDVYLLFYSIVNEDVLNCDTKLNKFSQTNTFSTASGEKEHMATPEHVKQDHVVKKGKREKPSILTGHRMFSGHRLVTMMILSQFLTSKKKTGVARLHTRMSHKKTALKEPLNSQNSGITSLSTSTTESKTISTVKGEHERVAGNAQKRQDNKKRMATLEPRPGPLIIDQCDLETWSDAEEAENYNQLLEKIHPSLKQRDQEDIEYDRGKLKKVKTNKEHQYGDFKLVKHKSGVAVATRQKDLFDNATYNPIKRRKNNKYKRPR; encoded by the coding sequence ATGGCCTCGAATACACACAAGAAAGACACTGTGGAATCCTCTCTCGTCATTGAGCTTCATGGCACCGGAATCGACTTTTTGAGGTACAACAATGGAGAAATTGTGGATAACGTGGCGGAAACCGGGCTTGCAAAGGCACAGGAGAAAAAGCTAGACAAGACGCCCGTCAAGTTGGAGAATGAAAGGCTAAATGGGCTGGACAAGCTGCCAAATGTCCAATGGGAAAATGTCCTAACCAGGGTAGGAAGTGGACTGAATAACCCAGGCATAAACATCTGCTATATGAATGTCATTATACAGGTAATCAGCCATACACCCTTTTTATCTTCCGCGCTAATTCGATCGGGACACACAAATGTGTGCCCAAATTACACAAAACGGATACTATGTGTAATGTGTTTGCTGGAGAACCATGTGAAGGCCTCAACCTCCTCGAGAAAACCACTCAATAATCCCTTCTACCCAATCGCCCAAAAGGTCATTTGGCTCAAATTCAAGTTTGGACAGCAAGACGACGCATTCATTTTCCTCAAACACTTTCTAAATTCCTTGATAAAGTCTTGTTACTCAATTACAGCCTCTCCAGTTATGGACAATAATAGAACCAGAATGGCGATGGACAAAGAAGCAAACTCTGAAAAGGAAACAAGAGATATACTATCCACAGAAAAAATAATGTCTAGTGCGATTGGGCATTTATTTGGAGGATTCTTCAAAAATGTCATTGTTTGCGAAAAATGCAAACTCAAATCGGAAAAGGTAGAACCTTTCTTTGATATACCGGTTCACGTTAACAAAAGTAACAAACTTATTGACCTATTATCAACATTTCTGTTGCCAGAAAAATTAATTTGCGACAATAAATacttttgtaaaatatgcAAATCACATCAAAATGCTGATAAATCACTCTCAATATACAAATCGCCGCgcattttaaatatcaACTTAAAGAGGTTTAATGTAAGTTCTCATGGTTTGGAAAAATCAACAAAGGCTATCGAATTTCCGCAATCCCTCTCACTGTCACTCAAACACGAAGTTGACCGTGAAATTCGACTAAAATATCAGTTGTACGCCATTGTCTGTCATATTGGTAAATCCTTGCGAATGGGTCATTACATAACATATATTAAGGGACATCATGGGTTCTGGTACTGTTTTGATGATTCAAATGTACGCTGTGTCTCAGAATCAAAAGTATTTTCACAAAAAAATGATGTCTACCTTTTATTTTATTCTATTGTCAATGAGGATGTTTTAAATTGTGACACCAAGCTTAACAAGTTTTCTCAAACCAACACCTTTAGCACAGCTAGTGGTGAAAAGGAACATATGGCCACACCCGAACATGTAAAGCAGGATCATGTGGTTAAAAAGGGTAAAAGAGAAAAACCAAGTATTCTTACAGGACACAGAATGTTTAGTGGGCACCGCTTGGTCACAATGATGATATTATCGCAATTTTTAACCTCTAAAAAAAAAACAGGTGTTGCTCGTCTGCACACCAGAATGTCACACAAAAAAACAGCTTTAAAGGAACCGCTCAATAGTCAAAATTCTGGTATTACATCCCTGAGTACTAGTACCACAGAAAGTAAAACAATTTCAACTGTCAAGGGAGAACATGAGCGCGTTGCAGGGAATGCACAAAAACGTCAAGACAATAAAAAGAGAATGGCAACTCTGGAACCTCGTCCAGGTCCACTAATAATCGACCAATGCGATCTAGAGACATGGTCAGACGCTGAAGAGGCTGAAAATTACAACCAACTCCTGGAAaaaattcatccttccCTGAAGCAACGTGACCAAGAAGATATCGAGTACGACCGTGGCAAGCTCAAAAAGGTCAAGACGAACAAGGAACATCAATACGGGGACTTTAAACTTGTAAAGCACAAGTCTGGCGTCGCAGTAGCGACACGGCAAAAGGATCTCTTTGACAATGCCACCTACAACCCTATcaagagaagaaaaaacAACAAATACAAAAGACCAAGGTAA
- a CDS encoding hypothetical protein (encoded by transcript BEWA_020660A) gives MPNYKIFPKLPLLSYIEKVHIRYRPGAQNVETCRRLMLMLLNPQIHKKYPQLKYSYELLSYNERPEIHLTVSPNVPLRFYADLYTLEDIHRIIDSHQYKAHVSYTKTHSLEADDGTDD, from the exons ATGCCAAATTACAAAATCTTCCCAAAGTTGCCGCTCCTTTCTTACATCGAAAAGGTACACATCCGCTACAGACCTGGAGCACAAAACGTGGAGACCTGCAGAAGGCTCATGCTCATGCTTCTTAATCCGCAGATACACAAAAAGTATCCGCAACTCAAGTATTCCTATGAGCTCCTGAG CTACAATGAACGACCGGAAATCCACTTGACTGTGAGCCCAAATGTGCCGCTCAG GTTCTACGCCGACCTGTACACCCTGGAGGATATTCACCGCATCATCGACTCACACCAGTATAAAG CACATGTATCATACACCAAGACCCACTCACTAGAAGCAGATGACGGAACCGATGATTAA